TCTCCTTTGCCAGCTCCAAATCCTGCTGCTCCCGTTCCCTTCTCTCCTCGGCGCTTTCCAGTTCCTTCCCATACGACTTGGGTGGGTATCGCATCGCCTTCACGCTCTGGTTGTGCAGATCCAAACAGAACGAAATACGCTGATGGAAAGCGAGCTGAGGTTCACGGGTGGAGTAAATGTCGGTGCTTTCCTTGCTGCGCATATAACCCTTCTCGGGATCGAGCGTCGCTTCGATAACACCGTCGCGGATCGCTTTCGCAACGATGAATTCCGCATCTTCTGGTGAGTCCAGTCCCAGCTTGCGAGCTATATCCTGCGGGCTGATGCGCGAGTACGCTAGACCAATCGAACGGATAGCGGTCTTGATGACATTATGACGCAAACGTATGATCAGTGTGAACGTGTGATCCTGACGGAACTGCTCGCCAAAGTTCTCCAACACTTCGCCGAAACGCTGCAAATTTCCCATTCGTACAGCCTGCGTAAGCTGGAAGTACGGTCCGAGCGAACGTCGCAAGGCGGCCTGCCGGAACACCTTACGCTCGGGAATATCGCCTAGCAGCAACTCCACGACGATCACCAACTTTTGCACCGTTTGGCGAAAACCGACCGCCGCCTGTTGAGGTGCTTTCCTTAACGCCTGTACCAGCTGCTTGTGGGCAACACTGTACTCCAGTTTGGCCGCCTTGATGCGTCCCAGATAGTAAAGGAACCGGGCGCACTCATTGTTGCTGGCCGTTTCCGGGAAAACCGACTTGTTTACCAGCTTGTCGGCCTGGTCGTACAGCGAGTAGTGCAGATAATTACGCAGCAGACAATTAATCAGCACGGCCTGACCCTCGAAATCATTCCGCAGAGTGGCCGTACGCAGCCGGGAGTGTAAAAATGACCGAATACTTTCCAGATCGTTGTTTAGCTCGGCTACGCGGGAGTGATAGAAGTAGCTCTTGGCGGCAATTAGATCCAATGACCGACGATTCTGACCCACAATCTTCGTCATCAGATCCTGCGAACATTTGGTCGCCTTCGGCAGATCATTCTTGTCCAGTAGGCGCACCAGTAGCAACAGATGGAAGTAAGCGTCAACCTCCGGCAAAGGGCTCTTAATAGCGGCTCGTGGACGTGGCAGTTCCGGTTCCTGTGCACCCACCGGATAGTCCTCGATGTACGCCATTATGCCGTCCCGTTCCGATCCGGCTGGATAGAGCTGCACCGCCAGCGATCGTACCACGACCAGGGCCAACTTTCTGCGCGTAGTCGGTAGCGAACGCAGCACGCGCAAAATAAAGCGAGGCTCCTTACTTACGACCGCCTTGTCGATCTGTCGTGCATGGTCACGGATTTCCTGGACCGCAAGCAGTTCGGCGTCTTTTTTGGCCGTTTCCGCATCTTCTGCACTTTCCATCTCCACATCCACGATGGGCTCGGATGATGCGGCCGCCGCAGTTGCTGTCTGAGAAACCATCGCTGCGAACAAATAACAAACGAATCTAAACCTCACACTATACGATTGTTCCTCTCAATGCACTCGGGATGCGCCGCACGGTTTTCCGCGTATGTTCCAACACAAAAGTTGATTGTAATTTCCGCGAGAAGAcgatgtgttttgtgtgtgttttgtgccaAGTCATGGAAATTCTAGCACTTCGTtcgtttttgtcatttttgtcCTGCAGTTGAGTGACGTTTTGTGGGGGTTCGATCCCGCTGACTATAATCGCGTGCTGAAAGGGTGAAACAATGCGTGCGGCTACCAGTTCTGAGTCGAAATCGATGCAGAGCTTCATTCCACATCAACCAACAAATGACAGTTTTCGTGTGGCTCATTGACGGAGAAACCCACCAATTTTGATCAGCAGGTACCAATCATTTCTGGCcgcggaaaaaaacattattgctgtgagatttttgtttgcagttttaTATGAAGAAGGCACACTTCAGTTCCTAACGAACTTCCATCGAATTCCGTAAAGATGTGGGCCGACACGCTGTTGATAGTTTTCATATCCATTTTCACCGCACTGCTCGGAGAAGGTAATGTAGAGATTGTGGCAATATGGTATAGATTGGTACCGCGGTGCCTGGCGGATTTAGTTTGATCCCTTTCGTCCGTACATCGTTGTTGCAGGTCTAACCTGGGTGATGGTTTATCGTACGGAAAAGTACCAAAAACTCAAAGGGGAAGTCGAGAAGCAGAGCAAAAAGCGTAAGTTTCCGGCACAGCTGTTTCCGCTGCATCTATTTTTGGCTAATGGTATATTTCGTTCGCTTGCAGTGGAAAAGCGCAAGGAAACTCTCGGCGAATCGCTAgacaaaaatcacaaaaagaaaattgaacgcGATGAAGAGAAGCTAAAGAACAACAACCGTGATCTCTCCCTGGTGAAGATGAAATCAATGTTTGCCATTGGTTTTGCGTTCACTGCACTACTCAGCATGTTCAACAGCATGTAAGTTGGTCCAACATTACATACCAAGTGGAATCCCTTATTTCTGACCCGTCTAATATGTGTTTCCTCACAGTTTCGATGGACGAATCGTAGCTCGCTTACCCTTCGTGCCAATCTCGTGGATCCAGGGACTGAGCCATAGAAATCTGCCCGGTGAGGACTACACCGAGTGTTCCTTTATCTTTCTCTACATTCTTTGTACGATGTCCATCCGGCAAAACATCCAAAAAATGCTCGGTTTTGCTCCATCGCGTGCCGCAAGCAAGCAAGCCGGTGGTTTGTTCGGTCCAACGCCGGGACAGTTCAAGTAAATGCAGTGCTGGACTCTCTCAACTCTTGCACGGGTTGGCCATGAATTGCTTCAATGgcaattaatttaacatttaCATGTTGCGTGTTTATTTAAAAGACCAGCGATGTTACGTTCCGCGTACGCGCTTCGTTATATCTATTTTTCATcgcattttttctttgtgttctAATGTAGCGTAGGATTCGTGTTTGTCGATGGATTAGGTTACACTGGGTTGAATAAATCCTTGtgtcaaaaaagaaaacagacgtgtaaaatgtttcgtttgtatTTCATTCTCAATGATTGTTCCAATCATCGTAACGAACTTCCTAACACTTGCGCTCATTTGGACTAGAAAATGTTGGCCTCGTACATCGGTTGATCGATGATGATCCTATCGAACCCGAAGCGCGTTAGATCCACTGATCGGAACCCACCGTCTATGATCATCTCGGAAACGGCTCTTCCTACGGCTGGTGTCTGTTGAATGCCTGAAAATTCGGGTACGCAAAATACGATTAAACCCATTTAACTAAAAAGCTATTTTAATGATCACTTACCATGCCCACTAAATCCGGTTGCAATGTACAGGTTGTTATAGTACGGATGCGGCCCTACAATACCATTTTCATCGAACGTATTAAACTCATAGTACCCAGCCCATGAATTTTTCACCTTTATCGCTTCGAAACTCGGTACCAAATGGGCTAGATTTGGCCATACCGTTTTCTCGAAAAAACCATGATCAACATCCAAATTATCTATCGGTGGTTCCTCTTCCGGCAGTGGGCTTTTACCGCCCAAATAATTACCACCTAATCCATCCCGCCTGAAGTACGTCCCGCTGGGGTCAATCGTTAGTGGTGTGTTAATGCCTGGACCTTGATCATTTTCACACTGGAACACGTAAACGAAGCGTTTTCTCGGTTCCACCGGCAGCGGTACGGTTAGAATTCCGTTCCCCGTACCAATCCTGGCCATCCTGGCAATGGCACCCGACTGAGCACCGGCCGCAATAACAGCGATCGCAAACTTTATCTCTCGCATTTCACCATCCTTCATCTTTATGAACGCATGATTAATGCCTTCGTACGCACCCTCCTCGATGCCTTCGGCCAAAATGTCCGGATGTTTCGTAAAGCCGAACCCAACCATTTCACCCTCCACGTAGTGCGCACCATACTCCGTAGCACGTTTTCGGAAGCCAGAAAGCAACGCCCACGGATCGAACCAGCCTTCCTTCTCCAGCCCATGACACCCGAGTGCGATCCCGTCCGTGTTCATCCAGGGAAAGCGTTGTTTAAGGCGACTCGCCGTCAGCAATTCGTTTTTCGCACCGAGCGTACACTGTAGCTTGGAGTTTTGCTCCAATTGTTCTGCGCCCGCTTCACTCGCCAGCAGCAAATATCCGTGCGGCGTAAAGTTTAAATCGACGTCTTCGCCGAGATAGTCCTTGCTGTTGCGCATGAAATCTGCCCCAAACAGGctcatttgaatgttttctaCGATGGAAAACTGTTGCCGCAATCCTCCGACCGATAGGCAGGTGGAAGCCTGTCCGTAGGTCGAATCCTTTTCGACCACCACCACGTTAAGGCCATCACGAGCACGTTTCTTTAGCCAGTAGGCAATGGAGGATCCTACTCCACCGCCACCGATTACGAGAACGTCGCAATGAGACTGAAAATCGTCCCGGCGGTA
This Anopheles marshallii chromosome 3, idAnoMarsDA_429_01, whole genome shotgun sequence DNA region includes the following protein-coding sequences:
- the LOC128711567 gene encoding probable 26S proteasome non-ATPase regulatory subunit 3, whose protein sequence is MVSQTATAAAASSEPIVDVEMESAEDAETAKKDAELLAVQEIRDHARQIDKAVVSKEPRFILRVLRSLPTTRRKLALVVVRSLAVQLYPAGSERDGIMAYIEDYPVGAQEPELPRPRAAIKSPLPEVDAYFHLLLLVRLLDKNDLPKATKCSQDLMTKIVGQNRRSLDLIAAKSYFYHSRVAELNNDLESIRSFLHSRLRTATLRNDFEGQAVLINCLLRNYLHYSLYDQADKLVNKSVFPETASNNECARFLYYLGRIKAAKLEYSVAHKQLVQALRKAPQQAAVGFRQTVQKLVIVVELLLGDIPERKVFRQAALRRSLGPYFQLTQAVRMGNLQRFGEVLENFGEQFRQDHTFTLIIRLRHNVIKTAIRSIGLAYSRISPQDIARKLGLDSPEDAEFIVAKAIRDGVIEATLDPEKGYMRSKESTDIYSTREPQLAFHQRISFCLDLHNQSVKAMRYPPKSYGKELESAEERREREQQDLELAKEMAEEDDDGF
- the LOC128713489 gene encoding calcium load-activated calcium channel; amino-acid sequence: MWADTLLIVFISIFTALLGEGLTWVMVYRTEKYQKLKGEVEKQSKKLEKRKETLGESLDKNHKKKIERDEEKLKNNNRDLSLVKMKSMFAIGFAFTALLSMFNSIFDGRIVARLPFVPISWIQGLSHRNLPGEDYTECSFIFLYILCTMSIRQNIQKMLGFAPSRAASKQAGGLFGPTPGQFK
- the LOC128713423 gene encoding FAD-dependent oxidoreductase domain-containing protein 1, which translates into the protein MFQVLRRESCKLTILRHVRRQNATAFSARCYGTSDKGNKGDTSNSGNLSEQVEANKDNPISRTLKLIGNDVQRVKKFILPRNLSKSNTDTSDKSSESIENYLQRYRRDDFQSHCDVLVIGGGGVGSSIAYWLKKRARDGLNVVVVEKDSTYGQASTCLSVGGLRQQFSIVENIQMSLFGADFMRNSKDYLGEDVDLNFTPHGYLLLASEAGAEQLEQNSKLQCTLGAKNELLTASRLKQRFPWMNTDGIALGCHGLEKEGWFDPWALLSGFRKRATEYGAHYVEGEMVGFGFTKHPDILAEGIEEGAYEGINHAFIKMKDGEMREIKFAIAVIAAGAQSGAIARMARIGTGNGILTVPLPVEPRKRFVYVFQCENDQGPGINTPLTIDPSGTYFRRDGLGGNYLGGKSPLPEEEPPIDNLDVDHGFFEKTVWPNLAHLVPSFEAIKVKNSWAGYYEFNTFDENGIVGPHPYYNNLYIATGFSGHGIQQTPAVGRAVSEMIIDGGFRSVDLTRFGFDRIIIDQPMYEANIF